The Cellulomonas wangleii genome includes a region encoding these proteins:
- the uvrB gene encoding excinuclease ABC subunit UvrB, protein MRPVTDLQRTVAPFEVVSEYTPSGDQPTAIAELAARVRAGEKDVVLLGATGTGKSATTAWLIEQLQRPTLVMAPNKTLAAQLATEFRELMPNNAVEYFVSYYDYYQPEAYIAQTDTYIEKDSSINEEVERLRHSATSSLLTRRDVVVVSTVSCIYGLGTPQEYVDRMVTLAVGDRIDRDQLLRRFVTMQYTRNDMAFTRGTFRVRGDTVEIIPVYEELAVRVEFFGDEIEAIATLHPLTGDVVRAEQQMHVFPATHYVAGPERMERAIAGIEAELEERLAELERQNKLLEAQRLQMRTTYDIEMMRQIGSCSGIENYSRHIDGRPAGSAPNTLIDYFPEDFLLVIDESHVTVPQIGAMFEGDMSRKRALVDHGFRLPSAVDNRPLRWEEFVDRIGQTVYLSATPGDYELSMADGVVEQIIRPTGLVDPQVLVKPTKGQIDDLLGEINDRVERDERVLVTTLTKKMSEDLTDYLLEKGVRVRYLHSEVDTLRRVELLRELRLGEYDVLVGINLLREGLDLPEVSLVAILDADKQGFLRSGKSLIQTIGRAARNVSGQVHMYADTVTPAMRQALEETERRREKQIAYNLEHGIDPQPLRKRIGDITDMLAREDADTAELLGGAGRQASRGKAPVPGLGSRPAADDRTRLTGAAAHDLADLIQQLTEQMHAAAGELQFELAARLRDEISGLKKELRQMQAATA, encoded by the coding sequence ATGCGTCCCGTGACCGACCTGCAGCGGACCGTCGCGCCGTTCGAGGTGGTGTCCGAGTACACCCCGAGCGGTGACCAGCCGACCGCCATCGCCGAGCTCGCCGCCCGCGTGCGGGCCGGGGAGAAGGACGTGGTGCTGCTCGGTGCCACCGGCACGGGCAAGTCCGCGACGACGGCGTGGCTCATCGAGCAGCTGCAGCGTCCGACGCTCGTGATGGCCCCGAACAAGACGCTCGCGGCCCAGCTGGCGACCGAGTTCCGCGAGCTGATGCCCAACAACGCCGTCGAGTACTTCGTGTCGTACTACGACTACTACCAGCCCGAGGCGTACATCGCGCAGACGGACACGTACATCGAGAAGGACTCCTCGATCAACGAGGAGGTCGAGCGCCTGCGGCACTCGGCCACCAGCTCCCTGCTGACCCGGCGCGACGTGGTCGTCGTGTCCACCGTGTCGTGCATCTACGGCCTGGGCACGCCGCAGGAGTACGTCGACCGCATGGTGACCCTCGCGGTGGGGGACCGCATCGACCGCGACCAGCTGCTGCGCCGCTTCGTGACGATGCAGTACACGCGCAACGACATGGCGTTCACCCGTGGCACGTTCCGGGTGCGCGGGGACACGGTCGAGATCATCCCGGTGTACGAGGAGCTCGCTGTCCGGGTCGAGTTCTTCGGTGACGAGATCGAGGCGATCGCGACGCTGCACCCGCTGACGGGCGACGTCGTGCGCGCGGAGCAGCAGATGCACGTGTTCCCGGCGACGCACTACGTGGCGGGGCCCGAGCGCATGGAGCGCGCCATCGCCGGCATCGAGGCCGAGCTCGAGGAGCGGCTGGCGGAGCTCGAGCGGCAGAACAAGCTGCTCGAGGCCCAGCGCCTGCAGATGCGCACCACCTACGACATCGAGATGATGCGGCAGATCGGCTCGTGCTCGGGCATCGAGAACTACTCCCGCCACATCGACGGCCGGCCGGCCGGCTCCGCACCGAACACGCTGATCGACTACTTCCCCGAGGACTTCCTGCTCGTCATCGACGAGTCGCACGTCACGGTGCCGCAGATCGGGGCCATGTTCGAGGGCGACATGTCCCGCAAGCGCGCCCTGGTGGACCACGGGTTCCGCCTGCCGAGCGCGGTCGACAACCGGCCGCTGCGCTGGGAGGAGTTCGTGGATCGCATCGGGCAGACGGTCTACCTGTCGGCCACGCCCGGGGACTACGAGCTGTCCATGGCGGACGGCGTGGTCGAGCAGATCATCCGGCCCACCGGCCTGGTGGACCCGCAGGTGCTGGTCAAGCCGACCAAGGGGCAGATCGACGACCTCCTCGGCGAGATCAACGACCGCGTCGAGCGCGACGAGCGCGTCCTGGTCACGACGCTGACCAAGAAGATGTCCGAGGACCTCACCGACTACCTGCTGGAGAAGGGCGTCCGGGTGCGGTACCTGCACTCGGAGGTCGACACGCTGCGGCGCGTGGAGCTGCTGCGCGAGCTGCGGCTGGGGGAGTACGACGTGCTCGTCGGCATCAACCTGCTGCGCGAGGGGCTCGACCTGCCGGAGGTGTCGCTCGTCGCGATCCTCGACGCCGATAAGCAGGGGTTCCTGCGCTCCGGGAAGTCCCTCATCCAGACCATCGGGCGTGCGGCGCGCAACGTCTCCGGCCAGGTGCACATGTACGCCGACACCGTCACCCCGGCCATGCGCCAGGCGCTCGAGGAGACCGAGCGGCGCCGCGAGAAGCAGATCGCGTACAACCTGGAGCACGGGATCGACCCGCAGCCGCTGCGCAAGCGGATCGGCGACATCACGGACATGCTGGCGCGCGAGGACGCGGACACGGCCGAGCTGCTCGGCGGTGCCGGGCGTCAGGCCAGCCGCGGCAAGGCGCCCGTGCCCGGGCTCGGCTCGCGACCGGCTGCCGACGACCGCACGCGGTTGACCGGTGCCGCAGCGCACGACCTGGCCGACCTCATCCAGCAGCTCACCGAGCAGATGCACGCCGCGGCCGGCGAGCTGCAGTTCGAGCTCGCCGCGCGGCTGCGCGACGAGATCTCCGGGCTGAAGAAGGAGCTGCGGCAGATGCAGGCCGCCACGGCCTGA
- the coaE gene encoding dephospho-CoA kinase, producing the protein MQRIGLTGGIAAGKSVAARRFAERGAVVIDADVLARQAVAPGSTGLDEVVEEFGPGILDAAGDLDRAALGRIVFADAGARARLDALVHPVVRRLAAEQEAAAAALDPGAVVVHDIPLLVETGQAEDFHVVVVVHAPAVLRVERLVRLRGMDRADAQARVAAQARDEARLAVADVVLDGTGSDADLERQVDALWERLAVERADERAADTL; encoded by the coding sequence ATGCAGAGGATCGGACTGACCGGAGGGATCGCGGCGGGCAAGTCCGTCGCGGCGCGCAGGTTCGCCGAGCGCGGAGCCGTCGTGATCGACGCGGACGTCCTGGCGCGGCAGGCCGTGGCCCCGGGCAGCACGGGCCTCGACGAGGTGGTCGAGGAGTTCGGGCCGGGGATCCTCGACGCGGCGGGCGACCTGGACCGCGCGGCGCTGGGGCGGATCGTGTTCGCCGACGCCGGGGCCCGCGCACGGCTGGACGCGCTCGTGCACCCCGTCGTCCGCCGGCTCGCGGCCGAGCAGGAGGCGGCCGCCGCCGCGCTCGACCCGGGGGCCGTGGTGGTGCACGACATCCCGCTGCTGGTCGAGACGGGTCAGGCGGAGGACTTCCACGTGGTCGTGGTCGTGCACGCCCCGGCGGTGCTGCGCGTCGAGCGACTCGTGCGGCTGCGGGGGATGGACCGGGCGGACGCGCAGGCGCGGGTCGCGGCGCAGGCACGCGACGAGGCCCGGCTGGCCGTGGCGGACGTCGTGCTCGACGGCACCGGCAGCGACGCGGACCTCGAGCGTCAGGTCGACGCGCTGTGGGAGCGGCTGGCCGTGGAGCGGGCCGACGAGCGGGCTGCCGACACCCTCTGA
- the rpsA gene encoding 30S ribosomal protein S1, with translation MSISTPAKPASPQVAVNDIGTAEDFLAAIDATIKYFNDGDIVEGTIVKVDRDEVLLDIGYKTEGVIPSRELSIKHDVDPGEVVKVGDEVEALVLQKEDKEGRLILSKKRAQYERAWGTIEKIKEEDGVVTGTVIEVVKGGLILDIGLRGFLPASLVEMRRVRDLQPYVGKEIEAKIIELDKNRNNVVLSRRAWLEQTQSEVRSTFLQTLQKGQVRPGVVSSIVNFGAFVDLGGVDGLVHVSELSWKHIDHPSEVVEVGQEVTVEVLEVDFDRERVSLSLKATQEDPWQAFARTHAIGQVVPGKVTKLVPFGAFVRVEDGIEGLVHISELAVRHVEIPEQVVQVGDDVFVKVIDIDLERRRISLSLKQANEGFDPESDDFDPALYGMAAEYDEQGNYKYPEGFDPTTNEWLEGFETQREAWEAQYAAAHERWEAHRKQVAAAAQADAEASTSESTGSGPAPSTYSSAPAEEVAGTLASDEALAALREKLTGN, from the coding sequence ATGAGCATCTCCACCCCCGCGAAGCCGGCCAGCCCGCAGGTCGCGGTGAACGACATCGGTACGGCCGAGGACTTCCTCGCTGCGATCGACGCCACCATCAAGTACTTCAACGATGGCGACATCGTCGAGGGCACCATCGTCAAGGTCGACCGCGACGAGGTCCTGCTCGACATCGGTTACAAGACCGAGGGCGTGATCCCCTCCCGCGAGCTGTCCATCAAGCACGACGTGGACCCCGGCGAGGTCGTCAAGGTCGGCGACGAGGTCGAGGCCCTGGTCCTCCAGAAGGAGGACAAGGAGGGTCGTCTGATCCTGTCCAAGAAGCGCGCGCAGTACGAGCGGGCGTGGGGCACGATCGAGAAGATCAAGGAGGAGGACGGCGTCGTCACCGGCACCGTCATCGAGGTCGTCAAGGGCGGCCTCATCCTCGACATCGGCCTGCGCGGCTTCCTGCCGGCCTCCCTCGTCGAGATGCGTCGCGTGCGCGACCTCCAGCCGTACGTCGGCAAGGAGATCGAGGCGAAGATCATCGAGCTCGACAAGAACCGCAACAACGTCGTGCTGTCGCGGCGTGCGTGGCTCGAGCAGACGCAGTCCGAGGTCCGCTCCACCTTCCTGCAGACCCTGCAGAAGGGCCAGGTGCGCCCCGGTGTCGTCTCGTCGATCGTCAACTTCGGTGCCTTCGTGGACCTGGGCGGCGTGGACGGGCTCGTGCACGTCTCCGAGCTGTCCTGGAAGCACATCGACCACCCGTCCGAGGTCGTCGAGGTGGGCCAGGAGGTCACGGTCGAGGTGCTCGAGGTCGACTTCGACCGCGAGCGGGTCTCCCTGTCGCTGAAGGCGACGCAGGAGGACCCGTGGCAGGCGTTCGCCCGGACGCACGCCATCGGCCAGGTCGTGCCCGGCAAGGTCACCAAGCTCGTCCCGTTCGGTGCGTTCGTGCGCGTCGAGGACGGCATCGAGGGCCTCGTGCACATCTCGGAGCTGGCCGTGCGCCACGTCGAGATCCCGGAGCAGGTCGTGCAGGTCGGCGACGACGTCTTCGTCAAGGTCATCGACATCGACCTCGAGCGTCGCCGCATCTCGCTGTCGCTCAAGCAGGCGAACGAGGGCTTCGACCCCGAGTCCGACGACTTCGACCCCGCGCTGTACGGCATGGCGGCGGAGTACGACGAGCAGGGCAACTACAAGTACCCCGAGGGCTTCGACCCGACGACGAACGAGTGGCTCGAGGGCTTCGAGACCCAGCGCGAGGCGTGGGAGGCCCAGTACGCGGCCGCTCACGAGCGCTGGGAGGCGCACCGTAAGCAGGTCGCCGCGGCGGCCCAGGCGGACGCCGAGGCCTCGACGTCCGAGTCCACGGGCAGCGGCCCGGCGCCGTCGACCTACTCGTCCGCCCCGGCGGAGGAGGTCGCGGGCACGCTCGCGTCGGACGAGGCGCTCGCCGCTCTGCGCGAGAAGCTCACCGGCAACTGA
- a CDS encoding 6-phosphofructokinase, whose translation MRVGLLTGGGDVPGLNAAIRAVVKRGEGEHGHSIIGFRNGWKGVVDGDVMPLTRQHIRNVLPTGGTLLGTARYHPHASDGGLDAALATLEAERIEALICIGGDGTLNAASKVAEAGVKVVGIPKTIDNDVWGTDASIGFDTAVSIATEAIDRIHTTAESHNRVMIVEVMGRHAGWIAVTSGIAGGAELVLAPEEPFDIGRIERFLKHRHRAHASFSIVVVAEGAVPAENTPMHYETQMGKYGEIVAGAIGERLKTEIEQRTGFDTRVTVLGHTQRGGIPTAADRILASRFGVAAIDAVTAGTTNVMTAIRGEEVVLVPLEEVAGKVKFVPQNLLTVARALA comes from the coding sequence GTGCGAGTCGGTCTGCTCACGGGTGGCGGCGACGTCCCCGGCCTGAATGCCGCGATCCGTGCGGTCGTCAAGCGGGGGGAGGGCGAGCACGGCCACTCCATCATCGGTTTCCGCAACGGGTGGAAGGGCGTCGTCGACGGGGACGTCATGCCGCTGACGCGCCAGCACATCCGCAACGTGCTGCCCACGGGCGGCACGCTCCTCGGCACGGCGCGGTACCACCCGCACGCCTCGGACGGCGGGCTCGACGCCGCACTGGCGACGCTCGAGGCGGAGCGCATCGAGGCGCTCATCTGCATCGGCGGCGACGGGACGCTGAACGCCGCGAGCAAGGTCGCCGAGGCGGGCGTGAAGGTCGTCGGCATCCCCAAGACGATCGACAACGACGTCTGGGGCACCGACGCCTCGATCGGGTTCGACACCGCGGTGAGCATCGCCACCGAGGCCATCGACCGGATCCACACGACGGCCGAGTCGCACAACCGCGTGATGATCGTCGAGGTCATGGGGCGCCACGCCGGCTGGATCGCCGTGACGTCGGGCATCGCCGGTGGTGCGGAGCTCGTGCTGGCCCCGGAGGAGCCGTTCGACATCGGTCGGATCGAGCGCTTCCTCAAGCACCGCCACCGCGCGCACGCGAGCTTCTCGATCGTCGTCGTGGCCGAGGGGGCCGTGCCCGCCGAGAACACGCCGATGCACTACGAGACGCAGATGGGCAAGTACGGCGAGATCGTCGCGGGTGCCATCGGTGAGCGGCTGAAGACCGAGATCGAGCAGCGCACCGGCTTCGACACGCGCGTCACGGTGCTCGGCCACACGCAGCGCGGCGGCATCCCCACGGCGGCGGACCGGATCCTGGCGTCCCGGTTCGGCGTCGCGGCGATCGACGCCGTGACGGCCGGTACCACCAACGTCATGACGGCCATCCGTGGTGAGGAGGTCGTGCTGGTGCCGCTCGAGGAGGTCGCCGGCAAGGTGAAGTTCGTCCCGCAGAACCTGCTGACGGTGGCGCGGGCCCTCGCCTGA
- a CDS encoding ABC transporter ATP-binding protein: MSVTGTPEQEDDRGEPLLRIRDLEVTFRTESGTATAVRGVSFDVHAGQTVAVVGESGSGKSTTAAAVIGLLAGNGSVTAGSILFEGEDLVALGPDAMHRVRGSRIGMVPQDPMSNLNPVRRVGSQVDETLEDNGVLRGRGVRARTIELLAEAGLPDAERRAQQYPHEFSGGMRQRALIAVGLAARPRLLIADEPTSALDVTVQRTILDGLTELTDRLGVAVLLITHDLGLAAERADRVVVMYRGEVVEEGDAHAILTAPQHEYTRRLLAAAPSLTSRRIELARHGADVPVPVGAEPAAARTGEQEDVRPAATGRTAGPGASAPHGAEAAAPLVEVDRVSKVFRIRGRGLLGRGADFTAVDDVSLVIPRGRTVAVVGESGSGKSTVARMMLGLLAPTSGAIRFDGVDVAHRDRSAEVAFRRRVQPIFQDPYASLDPLFTVFRTIEEPLRAHRTGDRAQRHARVRELMDQVALPTSLLSRYPAELSGGQRQRVAIARALALEPELVVCDEAVSALDVIVQSQILHLLAGLQERLGLSYLFISHDLAVVRQIADEVCVMQEGRVVESGTVDDVFDAPRTEYTRTLLDAIPGRDLDLGRSA; encoded by the coding sequence ATGAGCGTGACCGGCACACCGGAGCAGGAGGACGACCGGGGCGAGCCGCTGCTGCGCATCCGGGACCTCGAGGTCACGTTCCGCACGGAGTCCGGCACGGCCACCGCGGTGCGCGGCGTGTCGTTCGACGTCCACGCCGGCCAGACCGTGGCGGTCGTGGGGGAGTCCGGCTCGGGCAAGTCCACGACGGCCGCCGCCGTGATCGGGCTGCTCGCCGGCAACGGCTCCGTCACGGCGGGCTCGATCCTCTTCGAGGGCGAGGACCTCGTGGCGCTCGGGCCCGACGCGATGCACCGCGTCCGCGGCTCGCGCATCGGGATGGTGCCGCAGGACCCGATGTCGAACCTCAACCCGGTCCGCCGGGTCGGGTCCCAGGTGGACGAGACGCTCGAGGACAACGGCGTGCTGCGCGGCCGGGGCGTGCGCGCGCGCACGATCGAGCTCCTGGCCGAGGCCGGCCTGCCCGACGCGGAGCGGCGTGCGCAGCAGTACCCGCACGAGTTCTCGGGGGGCATGCGGCAGCGGGCGCTGATCGCCGTCGGCCTGGCCGCCCGGCCGCGTCTGCTCATCGCCGACGAGCCGACGTCGGCGCTCGACGTGACGGTGCAGCGCACGATCCTCGACGGGCTGACGGAGCTCACCGACCGGCTGGGCGTCGCGGTGCTGCTCATCACGCACGACCTGGGGCTGGCGGCGGAGCGCGCCGACCGGGTGGTCGTGATGTACCGCGGCGAGGTGGTCGAGGAGGGGGACGCGCACGCGATCCTCACGGCCCCGCAGCACGAGTACACGCGGCGGCTGCTCGCCGCGGCACCCTCCCTGACGTCGCGGCGCATCGAGCTCGCCCGTCACGGTGCCGACGTCCCCGTGCCCGTCGGTGCGGAGCCCGCCGCCGCGCGGACCGGCGAGCAGGAGGACGTCCGGCCCGCCGCGACCGGTCGCACCGCCGGGCCGGGAGCGTCGGCCCCGCACGGCGCCGAGGCTGCAGCGCCGCTCGTCGAGGTCGACCGCGTCAGCAAGGTGTTCCGGATCCGCGGCCGCGGGCTGCTCGGCCGGGGCGCGGACTTCACCGCGGTCGACGACGTGAGCCTGGTCATCCCCCGGGGGCGCACCGTGGCCGTGGTGGGGGAGTCCGGGTCCGGCAAGTCGACCGTCGCGCGGATGATGCTGGGGCTGCTGGCCCCGACGTCCGGCGCGATCCGGTTCGACGGTGTCGACGTGGCGCACCGCGACCGCTCCGCCGAGGTCGCGTTCCGGCGGCGGGTGCAGCCGATCTTCCAGGACCCGTACGCGTCCCTCGACCCGCTGTTCACGGTGTTCCGGACGATCGAGGAGCCGCTGCGGGCGCACCGCACCGGCGACCGCGCGCAGCGCCACGCGCGCGTCCGCGAGCTCATGGACCAGGTGGCGCTGCCCACCTCCCTGCTGTCGCGGTACCCGGCGGAGCTGTCGGGCGGGCAGCGCCAGCGGGTCGCGATCGCCCGCGCCCTGGCGCTCGAGCCCGAGCTCGTGGTGTGCGACGAGGCGGTCTCGGCGCTCGACGTCATCGTGCAGTCGCAGATCCTGCACCTGCTGGCCGGCCTGCAGGAGCGGCTCGGCCTGTCGTACCTGTTCATCAGCCACGACCTCGCCGTGGTGCGCCAGATCGCGGACGAGGTCTGCGTGATGCAGGAGGGACGGGTCGTGGAGAGCGGCACGGTGGACGACGTGTTCGACGCGCCGCGCACGGAGTACACCCGCACGCTGCTCGACGCGATCCCGGGGCGGGACCTCGACCTGGGGCGCAGCGCCTGA
- a CDS encoding ABC transporter permease, giving the protein MSAPEVYEVPQAPVDAGELAEDRRAGEALWRVAARRLLRNPAAILGVVIVVAFLLVALLAPVLAPYAPGALPGRADVRPTYIPGPSAAHPLGLDRYGADVLSQLIWGARASLLIGVLSTLLGLAGGMVLGVLAGAFGGWVDSAVMRLVDLMLAVPSLLLAVSIAAVAGQTPSSVVIAIGVVQVPVFARLLRGSMLAQKGQDYVLAARSLGLSRRTVTMSHVLPNSVSPVIVQATLLLATAVIEAAALSFLGLGGGSPTTAEWGRMLVAAQNELEVAPRLALWPGICISVTALGFTLFGEALREALDPRSRRR; this is encoded by the coding sequence ATGAGCGCACCCGAGGTCTACGAGGTCCCGCAGGCGCCGGTCGACGCCGGCGAGCTCGCGGAGGACCGCCGCGCGGGGGAGGCGCTGTGGCGCGTCGCGGCGCGTCGTCTGCTGCGCAACCCCGCGGCGATCCTCGGCGTCGTGATCGTCGTGGCGTTCCTGCTGGTGGCCCTGCTCGCCCCGGTGCTGGCGCCGTACGCGCCCGGTGCGCTGCCCGGCCGTGCCGACGTCCGCCCGACGTACATCCCCGGGCCGTCGGCCGCCCACCCGCTCGGCCTGGACCGGTACGGGGCCGACGTGCTGTCCCAGCTGATCTGGGGGGCGCGCGCCTCGCTGCTCATCGGTGTCCTGTCGACGCTGCTCGGGCTCGCGGGCGGCATGGTGCTCGGGGTGCTCGCAGGCGCGTTCGGCGGGTGGGTCGACTCGGCCGTCATGCGGCTGGTCGACCTCATGCTGGCCGTCCCCAGCCTGCTGCTCGCCGTGTCGATCGCCGCGGTGGCCGGGCAGACGCCCTCGTCGGTCGTCATCGCGATCGGCGTCGTCCAGGTGCCCGTGTTCGCGCGGCTGCTGCGGGGGTCGATGCTGGCCCAGAAGGGCCAGGACTACGTGCTGGCCGCCCGGTCCCTGGGCCTGTCACGGCGCACGGTCACCATGAGCCACGTCCTGCCCAACAGCGTGTCCCCGGTGATCGTGCAGGCCACGCTCCTGCTCGCGACGGCCGTCATCGAGGCGGCGGCGCTGTCGTTCCTCGGCCTGGGCGGCGGGTCGCCGACGACCGCCGAGTGGGGGCGCATGCTCGTGGCCGCGCAGAACGAGCTCGAGGTGGCACCACGGCTCGCGCTGTGGCCCGGCATCTGCATCTCCGTGACGGCCCTGGGCTTCACGTTGTTCGGCGAGGCGCTGCGTGAGGCCCTCGACCCGCGATCGAGGAGGCGATGA
- a CDS encoding ABC transporter permease, with translation MTRLILRRLALLVPTLLGLSVLLFLWVRALPGGPATALLGERATPDAVARINQLYGFDRPLPQQYVTWLGQLLQGNFGVSTRTGRPVLDEFVARFPATIELSLVALLVAVGVGVPLGYVAARRQGRLVDHAAVVSSLLGVTIPVFFLAFLLKWLFAVQLGWFPSAGRQDPAMVATHPTGFYVLDGVATREWDASWDALMHLVLPALALGTIPLAIIARITRASVIDVQHADYVRTARAKGLAPSHVRGRVILHNAMLPVSTTIGLQIGLLLSGAVLTETVFAFPGVGKFLADAVFNLDYAVLQGFILLIAVVYALVNLAVDVSYGLIDPRMRTR, from the coding sequence ATGACCCGACTGATCCTGCGGCGCCTCGCGCTGCTCGTCCCGACCCTGCTCGGGCTGTCGGTGCTGCTGTTCCTGTGGGTGCGTGCTCTCCCGGGGGGGCCGGCGACGGCCCTCCTGGGGGAGCGCGCGACCCCGGACGCCGTGGCACGCATCAACCAGCTCTACGGGTTCGACCGACCGCTGCCCCAGCAGTACGTGACCTGGCTGGGTCAGCTCCTGCAGGGCAACTTCGGCGTGTCGACCCGCACGGGGCGGCCCGTCCTCGACGAGTTCGTGGCCCGGTTCCCCGCGACGATCGAGCTGTCGCTCGTCGCGCTGCTCGTCGCCGTCGGCGTGGGCGTCCCGCTGGGCTACGTGGCGGCCCGACGCCAGGGTCGGCTCGTCGACCACGCCGCGGTCGTGAGCTCGCTGCTCGGCGTGACGATCCCCGTCTTCTTCCTGGCGTTCCTGCTGAAGTGGCTGTTCGCCGTACAGCTCGGCTGGTTCCCGTCCGCCGGGCGGCAGGACCCCGCCATGGTGGCGACGCACCCGACCGGGTTCTACGTGCTCGACGGGGTCGCGACCCGCGAGTGGGACGCGAGCTGGGACGCCCTGATGCACCTCGTGCTGCCGGCCCTCGCGCTGGGCACCATCCCGCTGGCGATCATCGCCCGGATCACCCGCGCGTCGGTGATCGACGTGCAGCACGCCGACTACGTCCGCACCGCCCGCGCCAAGGGGCTCGCGCCCTCCCACGTGCGCGGGCGCGTGATCCTGCACAACGCGATGCTGCCCGTCTCGACCACCATCGGCCTGCAGATCGGCCTGCTGCTGTCCGGCGCGGTGCTGACCGAGACCGTGTTCGCGTTCCCCGGCGTCGGCAAGTTCCTCGCCGACGCGGTGTTCAACCTCGACTACGCGGTGCTGCAGGGCTTCATCCTGCTCATCGCCGTGGTCTACGCCCTGGTGAACCTGGCGGTCGACGTGTCGTACGGCCTGATCGACCCGAGGATGAGGACCCGATGA
- a CDS encoding ABC transporter substrate-binding protein: MVAGGLVVGLALTACAASDRDTGGDDGATDGGRDTFIFAASGDPSSLDPAFASDGESFRVARQIFEGLVGVEPGTADPAPLLAESWEVSDDGLEYTFELKEGVTFHDGTDFDGDAVCANFERWNNFTGVLQSESLSYYWQKVNGGFASSDVESLNGTGKYESCEAPDAGTAVIHLRSPLPELVSALSLPAFAMQSPTALEEYDADGVSGDGEAPVLPEYATGHPTGTGPFVFESWSPGEEVVLSAYDDYWGEQGQVRRVVFPIISDATARRQALQAGDIDGYDLVGPADVVALEEAGFQIVNREPFNVLYLGMNQANPDLADVRVRQAIAHAINKEALVAQTLPEGTEVATNFVPPSVAGWNADVATYEYDPDKARSLLAEAGKSALTIDFNYPTNVSRPYMPTPEQVFTAIEADLEAVGITVNAVPDPWNPEYLDRIQGGADHGLHLLGWTGDYNDTYNFIGVFFGGTSNEWGFDNPELFTAINDARYVADLDAQTEAYEAANAAILDFLPGVPLAHPVPSLAFKADVQGYPASPVQDEVYNVITLGD; this comes from the coding sequence ATGGTGGCCGGAGGGCTGGTGGTGGGGCTCGCCCTGACCGCGTGCGCCGCCAGCGACCGCGACACCGGTGGCGACGACGGCGCGACGGACGGAGGGCGTGACACCTTCATCTTCGCGGCGTCCGGCGACCCGTCCTCGCTCGACCCGGCCTTCGCCAGCGACGGCGAGTCGTTCCGCGTGGCGCGCCAGATCTTCGAGGGCCTGGTCGGCGTCGAGCCCGGCACGGCAGACCCCGCGCCCCTGCTCGCGGAGTCGTGGGAGGTCAGCGACGACGGCCTGGAGTACACGTTCGAGCTCAAGGAGGGCGTGACCTTCCACGACGGCACCGACTTCGACGGCGACGCGGTGTGCGCCAACTTCGAGCGCTGGAACAACTTCACCGGTGTCCTGCAGTCGGAGTCGCTCTCCTACTACTGGCAGAAGGTCAACGGCGGGTTCGCGAGCAGCGACGTCGAGAGCCTGAACGGCACCGGCAAGTACGAGTCGTGCGAGGCGCCCGACGCCGGCACCGCCGTGATCCACCTGCGCAGCCCGCTGCCGGAGCTGGTCTCGGCCCTGTCCCTGCCCGCGTTCGCCATGCAGTCGCCCACGGCGCTCGAGGAGTACGACGCGGACGGCGTGAGCGGCGACGGCGAGGCGCCGGTGCTGCCCGAGTACGCCACCGGGCACCCCACCGGCACCGGGCCCTTCGTGTTCGAGTCCTGGAGCCCGGGCGAGGAGGTCGTGCTCAGCGCCTACGACGACTACTGGGGCGAGCAGGGTCAGGTCCGGCGGGTCGTCTTCCCGATCATCTCGGACGCGACCGCGCGACGGCAGGCGCTGCAGGCCGGCGACATCGACGGGTACGACCTCGTCGGCCCCGCCGACGTGGTGGCCCTCGAGGAGGCAGGCTTCCAGATCGTCAACCGTGAGCCCTTCAACGTGCTGTACCTCGGCATGAACCAGGCCAACCCGGACCTGGCCGACGTGCGGGTCCGGCAGGCGATCGCGCACGCGATCAACAAGGAGGCGCTCGTCGCCCAGACGCTGCCCGAGGGCACCGAGGTCGCGACGAACTTCGTGCCGCCGTCGGTCGCCGGCTGGAACGCCGACGTCGCGACCTACGAGTACGACCCGGACAAGGCGCGCTCCCTGCTCGCCGAGGCCGGGAAGTCGGCGCTCACGATCGACTTCAACTACCCGACCAACGTGTCGCGGCCCTACATGCCGACGCCGGAGCAGGTGTTCACGGCGATCGAGGCGGACCTCGAGGCCGTCGGCATCACGGTCAACGCGGTGCCGGACCCGTGGAACCCGGAGTACCTCGACCGGATCCAGGGCGGCGCCGACCACGGGCTGCACCTGCTCGGGTGGACCGGCGACTACAACGACACCTACAACTTCATCGGCGTCTTCTTCGGCGGCACGTCGAACGAGTGGGGCTTCGACAACCCCGAGCTGTTCACGGCGATCAACGACGCGCGGTACGTCGCGGACCTCGACGCCCAGACCGAGGCGTACGAGGCGGCCAACGCGGCCATCCTCGACTTCCTGCCGGGCGTCCCGCTGGCCCACCCGGTGCCGTCGCTCGCGTTCAAGGCCGACGTCCAGGGCTACCCGGCGTCGCCGGTCCAGGACGAGGTCTACAACGTGATCACCCTGGGCGACTGA